From a region of the Corallococcus coralloides DSM 2259 genome:
- the rnc gene encoding ribonuclease III — MTLVERVQALEARLGVQFSKRDLALEALTHKTYVNENRDQNLKDNQRLEFLGDAVVDLAVSHRLMDRCPGVPEGELTKMRARIVHEEGLARVARSLRLGELLLLGRGEAQSGGRDKNSLLADAMEAVLGAVYLSGGLEPALALVDRIFGELVEEVASGAGRLDYKTLLQELAHEKLKLSPRYRVVAETGPEHAKVFEVEVCIGESVYARATGRNKKEAEQAAARTTLERLKAEVAVVASPDVVAPVPGGPSPDDPPA; from the coding sequence ATGACCCTGGTGGAGCGGGTGCAGGCCCTGGAGGCGCGCCTGGGCGTGCAGTTCTCCAAGCGCGACCTGGCCCTGGAGGCGCTGACGCACAAGACGTACGTCAACGAGAACCGCGACCAGAACCTCAAGGACAACCAGCGCCTGGAGTTCCTGGGCGACGCCGTGGTGGACCTGGCCGTGAGCCACCGGCTGATGGACCGCTGCCCCGGCGTCCCCGAGGGCGAGCTCACCAAGATGCGCGCCCGCATCGTCCATGAAGAGGGCCTGGCCCGCGTGGCCCGCAGCCTGCGCCTGGGCGAGCTGCTCCTGTTGGGCCGGGGCGAGGCCCAGTCCGGAGGCCGCGACAAGAACTCGCTGCTCGCGGACGCGATGGAGGCGGTGCTCGGCGCCGTCTACCTGAGCGGCGGCCTGGAGCCGGCGCTGGCCCTGGTGGACCGCATCTTCGGGGAGCTGGTGGAGGAGGTGGCCTCCGGCGCGGGCCGCCTGGACTACAAGACGCTCCTCCAGGAGCTCGCCCACGAGAAGCTCAAGCTGTCGCCGCGCTACCGCGTGGTGGCGGAAACCGGCCCGGAACACGCCAAGGTGTTCGAGGTGGAGGTGTGTATCGGGGAGTCCGTGTACGCCCGCGCCACCGGCCGGAACAAGAAGGAGGCCGAGCAGGCAGCCGCTCGCACCACGCTGGAGCGCCTGAAGGCGGAGGTGGCTGTCGTGGCATCCCCGGATGTCGTGGCGCCCGTCCCGGGAGGTCCTTCACCGGACGACCCTCCGGCGTGA
- a CDS encoding peptidylprolyl isomerase, whose amino-acid sequence MSFMEQARAGTELFGTFTTTEGRIVVRLFSKESPRTVENFVGLATGEKTWTDPVTFQPQHGRPLYDGTLFFRCIKDFMIQGGDPTSRGNNGPGFRFEDEFQSGRRFDKKGVLAMGNTGPNTNGSQFFITAAPQPHLDNRYTIFGEVVEGQDVVDRIANELPKDSNDRPRRDVRIQTLTISTARPS is encoded by the coding sequence ATGAGCTTCATGGAACAGGCCCGCGCGGGCACGGAGTTGTTCGGCACCTTCACCACCACGGAGGGGCGCATCGTGGTGCGCCTGTTCTCCAAGGAGTCGCCGAGGACGGTGGAGAACTTCGTGGGGCTCGCCACCGGGGAGAAGACCTGGACGGACCCGGTGACGTTCCAGCCCCAGCACGGCCGCCCGCTCTACGACGGGACGCTCTTCTTCCGCTGCATCAAGGACTTCATGATCCAGGGCGGGGACCCGACCAGCCGGGGTAACAACGGCCCGGGCTTCCGTTTCGAGGATGAGTTCCAGAGTGGCCGGCGTTTCGACAAGAAGGGTGTGCTGGCCATGGGCAACACCGGCCCCAACACCAACGGCAGTCAGTTCTTCATCACCGCGGCGCCGCAGCCCCACCTGGACAACCGGTACACCATCTTCGGCGAGGTGGTGGAGGGGCAGGACGTGGTGGACCGCATCGCCAATGAGCTTCCCAAGGATTCAAACGACCGTCCCCGCCGGGACGTGCGCATCCAGACGTTGACCATCTCCACGGCGCGGCCTTCGTAA
- a CDS encoding peptidylprolyl isomerase — MHRLLGLTVALAAVAALAAEPAAGPWTKKVQAGKDLYATLKTSQGVITVKLFSKDAPNTVANFVGLATGEKTWTDPTTGEQVKGKPLYAGTVFHRVIPGFMIQGGDPTGTGRGDPGYRFADEFQSGRSFDKPGILAMANAGPNTNGSQFFITTSTPAHLTGRHTIFGEVVTGYDVVEKIGTVPRSAQDRPQTPVVLETITLSEKAPKKPATPKPAAPKSTPQ, encoded by the coding sequence ATGCACCGTCTTCTCGGTCTCACCGTGGCGCTGGCCGCCGTCGCGGCGTTGGCCGCCGAGCCCGCCGCGGGCCCCTGGACGAAGAAGGTCCAGGCCGGCAAGGACCTCTACGCGACGCTGAAGACGAGCCAGGGCGTCATCACCGTGAAGCTCTTCTCCAAGGACGCGCCCAACACGGTGGCGAACTTCGTGGGACTGGCCACGGGCGAGAAGACCTGGACGGATCCGACGACGGGCGAGCAGGTGAAGGGTAAGCCGCTCTACGCCGGCACCGTCTTCCACCGCGTCATCCCGGGCTTCATGATCCAGGGCGGCGACCCCACCGGCACCGGCAGGGGCGACCCGGGCTACCGCTTCGCGGACGAGTTCCAGAGCGGCCGCAGCTTCGACAAGCCGGGCATCCTGGCCATGGCCAACGCGGGCCCCAACACCAACGGCAGCCAGTTCTTCATCACCACCTCCACGCCCGCGCACCTCACCGGCCGCCACACCATCTTCGGCGAGGTCGTCACCGGCTACGACGTGGTGGAGAAGATCGGCACCGTGCCCCGCAGCGCCCAGGACCGCCCGCAGACGCCCGTGGTCCTGGAAACGATTACGCTGAGTGAAAAGGCTCCCAAGAAGCCGGCCACTCCCAAGCCCGCCGCCCCCAAGAGCACCCCGCAATGA
- the era gene encoding GTPase Era yields MASQSQKKTPRAGFAALIGRPNVGKSTLLNALTGEKIAIVSPKPQTTRNRILGVVTRPEGQVAFIDTPGIHQAKGELNRYMVEAALSAAEEVDLVLFLIEPPQGETLDVTPGNRAILERLQKVGKPTFLVINKIDSIPKAKLLPLIALYGQEFPFAEVVPISAREKDGVEQLFQVVLGHLPEGEPLFAEDMLTDQQERVLVAEYIREQVLRHCRQEIPYSTAVLVDVFDESEREPRPGTPPGQLGGLIRIAASIYVERDSQKAILIGKQGQMLKLIGTDARKSVQRLLGAHVYLDLRVRVEARWSERAAGLRKLGYE; encoded by the coding sequence ATGGCCTCCCAGTCCCAGAAGAAGACCCCTCGCGCTGGCTTCGCCGCGCTCATTGGCCGGCCCAACGTGGGCAAGAGCACGCTGCTCAACGCGCTCACGGGCGAGAAGATCGCCATCGTCTCGCCCAAGCCGCAGACCACCCGCAACCGCATCCTGGGCGTGGTGACGCGCCCGGAAGGGCAGGTGGCGTTCATCGACACTCCCGGCATCCACCAGGCCAAGGGAGAGCTCAACCGCTACATGGTGGAGGCCGCTCTCTCCGCGGCCGAGGAGGTGGACCTGGTCCTCTTCCTCATCGAGCCGCCCCAGGGCGAGACGCTGGACGTGACGCCGGGCAACCGCGCCATCCTCGAGCGGCTGCAGAAGGTGGGCAAGCCCACCTTCCTGGTCATCAACAAGATCGACTCCATCCCCAAGGCGAAGCTGCTGCCGCTCATCGCGCTCTACGGCCAGGAGTTCCCCTTCGCGGAGGTGGTGCCCATCTCCGCGCGGGAGAAGGACGGCGTGGAGCAACTGTTCCAGGTCGTGCTGGGCCACCTGCCGGAGGGCGAGCCCCTCTTCGCGGAGGACATGCTCACGGATCAGCAGGAGCGCGTGCTGGTGGCCGAGTACATCCGCGAGCAGGTGCTCCGGCACTGCCGCCAGGAGATCCCGTACTCCACCGCGGTGCTGGTGGACGTGTTCGATGAATCCGAGCGCGAGCCGCGCCCGGGCACGCCCCCTGGCCAGCTGGGCGGCCTCATCCGCATCGCGGCGTCCATCTACGTGGAGCGCGACAGCCAGAAGGCCATCCTGATTGGCAAGCAGGGGCAGATGCTGAAGCTCATTGGCACGGACGCTCGCAAGTCCGTGCAGCGCCTCTTGGGTGCGCACGTGTACCTGGACCTGCGCGTGCGCGTGGAGGCCCGCTGGAGCGAGCGTGCCGCGGGGTTGAGGAAGCTGGGTTACGAGTGA